One Podarcis muralis chromosome 1, rPodMur119.hap1.1, whole genome shotgun sequence genomic window carries:
- the SLC35C1 gene encoding GDP-fucose transporter 1 isoform X1: MNRVQLKRSAILKMALSGSSDPLLQQQHLEGEDGGGGKQPPFVIRALRIATVVSLYWFISITMVFLNKYLLGSPSLRFEAPLFVTFYQCLVTVLICKVLSLVASCCPAGVVDFPSIRMDLKVSRSVLPLSVVFIGMITFNNLCLKFVDVAFYNVGRSLTTVFNVLLSYLLLKQTTSLYALLACGVIIGGFWLGIDQEGAEGTLSWAGIVFGILASLCVSLNAIYTKKVLPAVDSSIWRLTFYNNINACILFLPLMLFSGEFHTLYYFDKLGSLNFWGMMTLSGVFGFAIGYVTGLQIKFTSPLTHNVSGTAKACAQTVLAVGYYEETKSFLWWTSNMMVLGGSFAYTWVKGLEMKKVQEEPIPKANEKNETGV, translated from the exons ATGAACAGGGTGCAGCTGAAGCGCTCGGCGATCCTCAAGATGGCCCTCAGCGGATCCTCGGACCCGCTGCTCCAGCAGCAGCACCTGGAAGGGGaggacggcggcggcggcaagcaGCCTCCGTTCGTAATCCGGGCGCTGCGCATCGCCACGGTGGTCTCCCTCTACTGGTTCATCTCCATCACCATGGTGTTCCTCAACAAGTACCTGTTGGGCAGCCCTTCGCTGCGCTTCGAAGCGCCGCTCTTCGTCACCTTCTACCAGTGCCTTGTCACCGTCCTCATCTGCAAGGTCCTGAGCCtcgtggcctcctgctgcccggCCGGCGTCGTGGACTTCCCCTCCATCCGCATGGACCTCAAGGTGTCCCGCAGCGTCCTGCCCCTCTCCGTGGTCTTCATCGGCATGATCACCTTCAACAACCTGTGCCTCAAGTTCGTCGACGTGGCCTTCTACAACGTGGGGCGCTCCCTCACCACCGTCTTCAATGTGCTGCTCTCCTACCTGCTCCTGAAGCAGACCACTTCTCTGTACGCCCTGCTGGCCTGCGGGGTCATCATAG GCGGCTTCTGGCTCGGTATAGACCAGGAGGGAGCTGAAGGCACGTTGTCCTGGGCTGGCATAGTTTTCGGAATCCTGGCCAGCCTCTGCGTCTCACTCAATGCCATCTACACTAAAAAAGTGCTGCCTGCTGTGGATAGCAGCATCTGGCGCCTGACGTTCTATAACAACATCAATGCCTGTATCTTGTTCCTGCCGCTCATGTTGTTCTCTGGTGAGTTCCATACACTCTACTACTTTGATAAACTGGGGAGCCTCAACTTCTGGGGCATGATGACTCTGAGCGGGGTGTTCGGCTTCGCTATCGGCTATGTGACAGGACTTCAGATCAAATTTACCAGCCCGCTCACTCACAATGTCTCCGGGACCGCGAAAGCATGTGCTCAGACCGTGCTAGCTGTCGGCTATTACGAAGAAACCAAGAGCTTCCTATGGTGGACTAGTAACATGATGGTTCTCGGGGGCTCCTTTGCTTACACCTGGGTGAAAGGGCTGGAGATGAAGAAGGTGCAGGAGGAACCTATTCCCAAAGCAAATGAGAAAAATGAGACTGGTGTCTAA
- the SLC35C1 gene encoding GDP-fucose transporter 1 isoform X2, with protein sequence MALSGSSDPLLQQQHLEGEDGGGGKQPPFVIRALRIATVVSLYWFISITMVFLNKYLLGSPSLRFEAPLFVTFYQCLVTVLICKVLSLVASCCPAGVVDFPSIRMDLKVSRSVLPLSVVFIGMITFNNLCLKFVDVAFYNVGRSLTTVFNVLLSYLLLKQTTSLYALLACGVIIGGFWLGIDQEGAEGTLSWAGIVFGILASLCVSLNAIYTKKVLPAVDSSIWRLTFYNNINACILFLPLMLFSGEFHTLYYFDKLGSLNFWGMMTLSGVFGFAIGYVTGLQIKFTSPLTHNVSGTAKACAQTVLAVGYYEETKSFLWWTSNMMVLGGSFAYTWVKGLEMKKVQEEPIPKANEKNETGV encoded by the exons ATGGCCCTCAGCGGATCCTCGGACCCGCTGCTCCAGCAGCAGCACCTGGAAGGGGaggacggcggcggcggcaagcaGCCTCCGTTCGTAATCCGGGCGCTGCGCATCGCCACGGTGGTCTCCCTCTACTGGTTCATCTCCATCACCATGGTGTTCCTCAACAAGTACCTGTTGGGCAGCCCTTCGCTGCGCTTCGAAGCGCCGCTCTTCGTCACCTTCTACCAGTGCCTTGTCACCGTCCTCATCTGCAAGGTCCTGAGCCtcgtggcctcctgctgcccggCCGGCGTCGTGGACTTCCCCTCCATCCGCATGGACCTCAAGGTGTCCCGCAGCGTCCTGCCCCTCTCCGTGGTCTTCATCGGCATGATCACCTTCAACAACCTGTGCCTCAAGTTCGTCGACGTGGCCTTCTACAACGTGGGGCGCTCCCTCACCACCGTCTTCAATGTGCTGCTCTCCTACCTGCTCCTGAAGCAGACCACTTCTCTGTACGCCCTGCTGGCCTGCGGGGTCATCATAG GCGGCTTCTGGCTCGGTATAGACCAGGAGGGAGCTGAAGGCACGTTGTCCTGGGCTGGCATAGTTTTCGGAATCCTGGCCAGCCTCTGCGTCTCACTCAATGCCATCTACACTAAAAAAGTGCTGCCTGCTGTGGATAGCAGCATCTGGCGCCTGACGTTCTATAACAACATCAATGCCTGTATCTTGTTCCTGCCGCTCATGTTGTTCTCTGGTGAGTTCCATACACTCTACTACTTTGATAAACTGGGGAGCCTCAACTTCTGGGGCATGATGACTCTGAGCGGGGTGTTCGGCTTCGCTATCGGCTATGTGACAGGACTTCAGATCAAATTTACCAGCCCGCTCACTCACAATGTCTCCGGGACCGCGAAAGCATGTGCTCAGACCGTGCTAGCTGTCGGCTATTACGAAGAAACCAAGAGCTTCCTATGGTGGACTAGTAACATGATGGTTCTCGGGGGCTCCTTTGCTTACACCTGGGTGAAAGGGCTGGAGATGAAGAAGGTGCAGGAGGAACCTATTCCCAAAGCAAATGAGAAAAATGAGACTGGTGTCTAA